One Gordonia mangrovi genomic region harbors:
- a CDS encoding response regulator, with the protein MITVFLVDDHEIVRRGLIELIDSDPGLTVVGEAGSYSHALARIPALRPDVAVLDVRLPDGNGIELCRELLAKVDGLKCLMLTSFTEDQAMLDAILAGASGYVVKDITGMELTKAINDVGAGRSLLDNRAAAALMEKLRHERDTGPLDALTQQERILLSLLGEGLTNRQIAARMNLAEKTVKNYVSRLLAKLGMERRTQAAVYATKLGGRKP; encoded by the coding sequence ATGATCACAGTCTTTCTCGTCGATGATCACGAGATCGTCCGCCGCGGCCTGATCGAACTGATCGATTCCGATCCCGGCCTCACCGTTGTCGGCGAGGCCGGGTCGTATTCGCACGCGCTCGCGCGTATCCCCGCGTTGCGGCCCGACGTCGCCGTCCTCGACGTCCGACTGCCCGACGGCAACGGCATCGAGTTGTGTCGTGAACTCCTGGCCAAGGTCGACGGCCTGAAATGTCTGATGCTGACATCCTTCACCGAAGATCAGGCGATGCTCGATGCGATCTTGGCGGGTGCGAGTGGATATGTGGTCAAGGACATCACCGGGATGGAGTTGACCAAGGCCATCAATGACGTCGGTGCCGGCCGGTCGTTGCTCGACAATCGTGCCGCCGCGGCGTTGATGGAGAAGTTGCGCCACGAACGCGACACCGGCCCACTCGACGCGCTCACCCAGCAGGAGCGGATTCTGCTGTCGTTGCTGGGCGAAGGGTTGACCAACCGTCAGATCGCCGCCCGGATGAACCTGGCGGAGAAGACGGTGAAGAACTACGTGTCGCGACTGCTCGCGAAGCTCGGCATGGAGCGACGTACCCAGGCCGCGGTCTACGCGACAAAACTCGGCGGTCGCAAACCCTGA
- a CDS encoding universal stress protein, which produces MAHGDNEHGDNIPVLVGVDGSQTALGAVRWAAELCTRTRSPMHLIHGVTHSRWYAAHEGALLLGDQSVHERLRVVGEKALTEAQEVVHDAAPGVDVVTSLLDGSIVEHLENLSARARMVVIGAGHGGRVRELVLGSHVMPIVHAAQCPVLAWREPAAQRTEVGRIVIGYDGSAGSEDALLAALDHAQSTGARLTVASFWPVSALVGVGYATTLVDWDTIRSDGERWLARRCAAACEKYPDVAVDYAYEDSSPGRGLVNLSASAGLVVVGSRGRGEATSTLLGSVGENLVHHARCPVLVVQ; this is translated from the coding sequence ATGGCACACGGCGACAACGAACACGGTGACAACATTCCGGTGCTCGTGGGAGTCGACGGCTCACAGACCGCGCTCGGCGCGGTGCGGTGGGCGGCCGAACTCTGCACGCGCACCCGGTCGCCGATGCATCTGATCCACGGTGTGACGCACAGCAGGTGGTACGCGGCTCACGAAGGAGCCCTGCTCCTCGGCGATCAGAGCGTGCACGAGCGCCTTCGCGTGGTCGGCGAGAAGGCGCTGACCGAAGCGCAAGAAGTGGTGCACGACGCCGCGCCCGGCGTCGACGTCGTCACGTCGCTGCTCGACGGGTCGATCGTGGAACACCTGGAGAATCTCTCCGCTCGGGCCCGCATGGTGGTGATCGGCGCCGGCCATGGCGGACGGGTACGCGAGCTGGTACTGGGCAGTCACGTGATGCCGATCGTCCATGCGGCGCAGTGCCCGGTACTGGCCTGGCGCGAACCTGCGGCACAGCGCACCGAGGTCGGGCGCATCGTCATCGGGTACGACGGGTCCGCGGGATCGGAGGACGCGCTACTGGCGGCTCTCGACCATGCGCAGTCCACCGGCGCCCGCCTCACGGTCGCGTCGTTCTGGCCGGTGTCGGCGCTCGTGGGCGTCGGTTACGCCACGACTCTCGTCGACTGGGACACCATCCGCTCCGACGGAGAACGGTGGCTCGCCCGTCGCTGTGCGGCAGCATGCGAGAAATACCCCGACGTGGCAGTCGACTACGCCTATGAGGACAGCTCCCCAGGGCGCGGGTTGGTCAACCTCTCGGCATCCGCCGGCCTGGTCGTGGTGGGCTCCCGCGGCCGCGGCGAGGCCACCTCGACACTGCTGGGCTCGGTGGGGGAGAACCTCGTCCACCACGCCAGGTGTCCGGTACTCGTGGTCCAGTGA
- a CDS encoding TetR/AcrR family transcriptional regulator gives MTKAQSSRPLRKDASLNRDRLLDAARELFAVKGLGVTLNDIAHHAGVGVGTAYRRFANKEEIIDTLFEERLQAVETVAREALEEPDPWTALTDYLKRALAMQFGDRGLHQILDDPTLGDARINDVRLRIAPLIVELVGRAKDAGVVREDFEPTDVTFIQSAMAPIMDSTRDVAPEVYQRYLTYFLDGIRNDDRGFTPLPAPALSSESTHSAMTRRRRSAAQRQ, from the coding sequence ATGACGAAGGCGCAATCCTCCCGACCACTGCGCAAGGACGCATCGCTCAATCGTGACCGGTTGCTCGATGCTGCTCGGGAATTGTTTGCCGTGAAGGGACTCGGCGTCACGCTCAACGACATCGCCCACCACGCCGGCGTCGGCGTGGGCACCGCTTACCGCCGCTTTGCCAACAAGGAAGAGATCATTGACACGCTCTTCGAGGAGCGACTGCAGGCGGTGGAGACCGTCGCTCGCGAAGCGCTCGAGGAGCCAGACCCCTGGACAGCGCTCACCGACTACCTCAAACGCGCACTCGCCATGCAGTTCGGCGACCGCGGTCTCCATCAGATCCTCGACGACCCCACACTCGGCGACGCGCGGATCAACGATGTGCGGCTTCGCATCGCACCATTGATCGTCGAGCTGGTCGGCCGCGCGAAGGACGCCGGCGTGGTACGCGAGGACTTCGAACCGACCGACGTCACGTTCATCCAGTCGGCTATGGCGCCGATCATGGACAGCACCCGCGACGTGGCGCCCGAGGTCTACCAGCGCTACCTGACGTACTTCTTGGACGGCATCCGCAACGACGACCGGGGATTCACCCCGTTACCGGCGCCTGCACTCAGTTCGGAGTCCACCCACAGCGCCATGACACGTCGGCGCCGGTCAGCCGCTCAACGTCAGTAG
- a CDS encoding MarR family winged helix-turn-helix transcriptional regulator: protein MTLTQLEREDITLPDGTLSGELSLAVVRLARRLRGRRPSRVVSLTQLSALHTLHHEGPMTPGALALAERVQPPSMTRVIASLSDLGMVKREPHPTDGRQAIVTLSQKGSEVIAAERDAREEWLSDRLEELSPEERAALASVVPIINKIITSDDDR from the coding sequence ATGACGCTCACACAGCTTGAACGCGAAGACATCACCCTCCCGGACGGGACGTTGTCCGGGGAACTGTCGCTGGCGGTGGTCCGACTCGCCAGACGCCTGCGAGGGCGACGTCCCAGTCGAGTGGTCTCGCTCACCCAGCTCTCGGCGTTGCACACCCTTCATCACGAAGGCCCCATGACGCCTGGGGCGCTGGCGCTGGCCGAACGGGTGCAGCCGCCCTCGATGACGCGGGTCATCGCCTCGCTCTCGGATCTGGGCATGGTGAAGCGGGAGCCGCACCCCACCGACGGCCGGCAGGCCATCGTGACGTTGTCGCAGAAGGGCAGCGAGGTGATCGCCGCCGAGCGCGACGCCCGCGAGGAGTGGCTCAGCGACCGTCTGGAGGAGCTGAGCCCGGAGGAGCGAGCGGCACTCGCGTCCGTCGTGCCGATCATCAACAAGATCATCACCAGCGACGATGACCGCTGA
- a CDS encoding universal stress protein: MNATFEVLFVIAWLLAGLLSALWLARHGHSPLWIPIGLVLGPFFVLIALDRASRHPELVAGGPPDTPGRRSGPRVMVGHDGSAESQHALDMAVDIAAGRQGTVTLAEVLSYDDVVEGDSTPMIDTATRKLAEVTAQVNAVPAEYEVLVGPPGEALREFADKQNADLIVVGRHGRGLSERLLGSVSADLVAHSAVPVLVVEPHATRTENRPVAHS, translated from the coding sequence ATGAACGCCACGTTCGAGGTCCTGTTCGTCATCGCCTGGTTGCTCGCCGGGCTGCTCTCCGCGCTGTGGCTGGCCCGTCACGGGCACTCACCGCTGTGGATTCCCATCGGGTTGGTACTCGGCCCGTTCTTCGTGCTCATCGCCCTCGACCGGGCGAGTCGGCATCCCGAGCTCGTGGCGGGCGGGCCACCCGATACCCCCGGTCGTCGTAGCGGACCTCGGGTGATGGTGGGGCACGACGGTTCGGCCGAATCCCAGCACGCGCTGGACATGGCCGTCGACATCGCGGCCGGCCGCCAAGGAACGGTGACCCTGGCCGAGGTTCTGTCCTACGACGATGTCGTCGAGGGCGATTCGACGCCGATGATCGACACCGCGACGCGCAAGCTGGCGGAGGTGACCGCGCAGGTCAATGCGGTACCCGCGGAGTACGAGGTCCTCGTCGGCCCACCGGGCGAGGCATTGCGCGAGTTCGCGGACAAGCAGAACGCCGACCTGATCGTGGTCGGTCGACACGGGCGCGGGCTGTCGGAGAGGCTGCTGGGCAGCGTATCCGCAGATCTGGTCGCGCACTCGGCGGTTCCGGTGCTCGTCGTCGAACCGCATGCCACGCGTACCGAGAATCGGCCGGTGGCGCACTCCTGA
- a CDS encoding NCS2 family permease has translation MVPDRPPRAPTNGVDRFFKISQRGSSLNREIRGGLVTFFTMAYIIVLNPIIIGGIPGEPKNADVLGNVLPLAQVAAVTALVAGVMSIIFGLVANYPFAIATGLGINSLLAVSIAPQVTWPEAMGLVVIDGIIIVLLAVTGFRTAVFNAVPPELKAAIAAGIGAFIAFIGFVDAGFVRRVPDAANTTVPVQLGTDNSINTIPTLIFCIGVLLMGVLVVRRVPGGLLIGIVITTILSIILEAALDLGSSAVNPDGWSLSIPQIPDGLGGMPDLALVGDVDLFGAFTRIGVLAASVLVFTLVLSNFFDAMGTMTGLGKEAGLSDAKGNLRGVGKALVVEGTGAIAGGVASSSSNTVFVESASGIAEGARTGLANVVTGGLFLLAMFLTPLYEIVPLEAVAPALVVVGAMMIGQLTTVDFTKFYYALPAFLTVVIMPFTYSIANGIGVGFISWVVLNAAAGRARSVHPLLWIIAAVFLAYFARGPIYDLVG, from the coding sequence GTGGTACCCGATCGGCCACCGCGCGCGCCCACCAATGGCGTCGACCGCTTCTTCAAGATCAGTCAGCGCGGCTCGTCACTGAACCGCGAGATCCGTGGCGGACTCGTCACGTTCTTCACGATGGCCTACATCATCGTGCTCAACCCGATCATCATCGGCGGCATCCCCGGCGAACCGAAGAACGCCGATGTCCTGGGCAATGTGCTGCCACTGGCGCAGGTCGCCGCGGTCACCGCGCTGGTCGCCGGCGTCATGTCGATCATCTTCGGGCTGGTCGCGAACTATCCGTTCGCCATCGCCACCGGCCTCGGCATCAACAGCCTGCTGGCGGTCAGCATCGCGCCCCAGGTCACCTGGCCGGAGGCGATGGGATTGGTCGTCATCGACGGCATCATCATCGTGCTGCTGGCGGTCACCGGATTCCGCACCGCGGTGTTCAATGCGGTGCCGCCCGAGCTCAAGGCCGCGATCGCCGCAGGTATCGGCGCCTTCATCGCCTTCATCGGCTTCGTGGACGCCGGCTTCGTCCGACGCGTCCCGGACGCGGCCAACACCACCGTGCCGGTCCAACTGGGCACCGACAACTCGATCAACACGATCCCCACCCTCATCTTCTGCATCGGCGTGCTGCTCATGGGGGTGCTCGTGGTCCGACGGGTGCCCGGCGGCCTGCTGATCGGCATCGTCATCACGACGATTCTGTCGATCATCCTGGAGGCCGCCCTCGACCTCGGGTCGAGTGCGGTCAATCCCGACGGCTGGAGCCTGTCGATCCCGCAGATCCCCGACGGTCTCGGTGGGATGCCCGACCTCGCGCTGGTCGGTGATGTCGACCTGTTCGGTGCGTTCACGCGCATCGGTGTCTTGGCCGCCTCGGTGTTGGTGTTCACGCTGGTCCTGTCGAACTTCTTCGACGCGATGGGCACGATGACGGGCCTCGGCAAGGAAGCCGGCCTCTCCGACGCCAAGGGCAACCTGCGCGGCGTGGGCAAGGCACTGGTCGTCGAGGGCACCGGCGCGATCGCCGGCGGTGTCGCCTCCTCATCGTCGAACACGGTGTTCGTGGAATCCGCATCCGGTATCGCCGAGGGCGCCCGCACCGGCCTGGCCAATGTGGTCACCGGTGGCCTGTTCCTGCTGGCCATGTTCCTGACGCCGCTGTATGAGATCGTGCCGCTCGAGGCCGTCGCGCCCGCGCTGGTGGTGGTCGGTGCCATGATGATCGGCCAGCTCACCACGGTCGACTTCACCAAGTTCTATTACGCGCTGCCGGCTTTCCTGACCGTGGTCATCATGCCGTTCACCTACTCCATCGCCAACGGCATCGGCGTCGGGTTCATCAGTTGGGTGGTCCTCAACGCGGCAGCCGGACGAGCGCGCTCGGTCCATCCGCTGCTGTGGATCATCGCCGCGGTGTTCCTCGCCTACTTCGCCCGCGGACCGATCTACGACCTCGTGGGCTGA
- a CDS encoding Rv1733c family protein: MSTSGAIMLGSLARQLHWWRVMHLSKNGLIRPVDRMESMTLIALAVAAAFGLIAALMVGSTAFAHVQDAAVLEQQQRHSVSATILPRDPGAPVMARWTDPDGRVVTGPIDQSQAPPPGAMSIMVDADGGSVQTIWLDDEGAVVPEPRSGTDAVTAGVAAAAMSTTIVAAFWFFVSLCVRRIADRRRFRLWDQDWAALDSPSRR; encoded by the coding sequence TTGTCGACTTCGGGAGCGATCATGCTCGGTTCGCTGGCTCGGCAGCTGCACTGGTGGCGCGTCATGCACCTGTCCAAGAACGGACTCATCCGGCCGGTCGATCGGATGGAGTCGATGACGCTGATCGCGTTGGCGGTGGCGGCGGCATTCGGGCTGATCGCCGCGTTGATGGTCGGGAGTACCGCATTCGCCCACGTCCAGGACGCTGCCGTACTCGAACAGCAGCAACGACATTCGGTGAGCGCAACCATCCTCCCGCGCGATCCGGGTGCACCCGTGATGGCTCGCTGGACCGACCCGGACGGCCGGGTGGTGACCGGCCCGATCGATCAGTCGCAGGCTCCGCCACCCGGCGCGATGAGCATCATGGTGGATGCGGACGGCGGGAGCGTACAGACGATCTGGCTCGACGATGAGGGTGCTGTGGTACCCGAGCCGAGGTCGGGAACCGATGCCGTCACCGCCGGCGTGGCCGCGGCGGCGATGTCGACGACAATCGTTGCCGCGTTCTGGTTCTTCGTGTCCCTGTGCGTGCGCCGCATCGCCGATCGGCGCCGGTTCCGGCTCTGGGATCAGGACTGGGCCGCTCTGGATTCGCCGAGCCGTCGCTGA
- a CDS encoding aldo/keto reductase, which produces MAFTETYTLSNSVQIPKLGLGTWFIDDDQAAQAVRSAVDIGYRNIDTAQAYGNERGVGEGVRTSGVARDDLFVSTKLAAEIKSRQDATAAIDESLRTMGLDHIDLMLIHSPQPWADWRGGDYAEGNLEAWRALEEAYQAGKLRSVGVSNFQQNDLDNIISEGTVAPHVNQILVHAGNTPSDLIAYCESHDILVEAYSPIGHGAVLKNSEIAAMAQRYGVSVPQLCIRYTVQLGAVSLPKTANPDHMRSNAQIDFTISGEDMTALRSLRIADYGDASAFPVFSGK; this is translated from the coding sequence ATGGCATTCACCGAGACCTACACCCTGTCCAATAGTGTTCAGATCCCCAAGCTCGGCCTTGGCACCTGGTTCATCGACGACGACCAGGCCGCGCAAGCCGTCAGGTCGGCCGTCGACATCGGATACCGCAACATCGACACTGCACAGGCCTACGGCAACGAGCGCGGAGTCGGCGAAGGTGTGCGCACCAGCGGCGTCGCGCGCGACGACCTGTTCGTCTCCACCAAACTGGCCGCCGAGATCAAGAGCCGGCAGGATGCGACCGCAGCAATCGACGAGTCCCTGCGCACGATGGGCCTCGACCACATCGATCTCATGCTGATCCACAGCCCGCAGCCGTGGGCCGATTGGCGTGGCGGCGACTACGCCGAGGGCAACCTCGAGGCATGGCGCGCACTGGAAGAGGCCTACCAGGCAGGCAAACTCCGCTCCGTCGGCGTGTCCAACTTCCAGCAGAACGACCTCGACAACATCATCAGCGAGGGCACCGTCGCACCGCACGTCAACCAGATCCTCGTGCACGCCGGCAACACCCCGTCCGACCTCATCGCCTACTGCGAGAGCCACGACATCCTGGTCGAGGCCTACTCGCCCATCGGGCACGGCGCGGTCTTGAAGAATTCCGAGATCGCCGCGATGGCGCAGCGCTACGGCGTGAGTGTCCCGCAGCTCTGCATCCGCTACACGGTGCAACTCGGGGCGGTGTCGCTGCCGAAGACCGCCAATCCCGATCACATGCGCAGCAACGCGCAGATCGATTTCACGATCTCCGGCGAGGACATGACCGCCCTGCGCAGCCTGCGCATTGCCGACTACGGCGATGCGAGTGCGTTTCCGGTGTTCAGCGGCAAATAG
- a CDS encoding (R)-mandelonitrile lyase, translated as MRYTKSGGRTAPGPDTWFTGTVQIDGVRNPDEQSAIGCAHVRFSPGARTAWHHHPKGQTLYVTDGIGLVATRAGGVQEIRPGDVVYIEPGEEHWHGATPDRFMAHVAMQEADENGEVVTWLDQVTDDEYTA; from the coding sequence ATGAGATACACCAAGAGTGGCGGGCGGACCGCCCCCGGACCCGACACCTGGTTCACCGGGACCGTCCAGATCGACGGCGTCCGCAACCCCGACGAGCAGTCGGCCATCGGCTGCGCGCACGTTCGATTCTCGCCCGGTGCCCGCACCGCCTGGCACCACCACCCGAAGGGGCAAACCCTGTACGTCACCGACGGGATCGGCCTGGTTGCCACCCGTGCGGGCGGCGTGCAGGAGATCCGTCCCGGCGACGTCGTTTACATCGAGCCGGGCGAGGAACACTGGCACGGGGCCACCCCAGATCGCTTCATGGCGCATGTGGCGATGCAGGAAGCCGACGAGAACGGCGAGGTCGTCACGTGGCTCGACCAGGTGACAGACGACGAGTACACAGCCTGA
- a CDS encoding DUF2530 domain-containing protein — translation MADAQDVPELPRALRAPEPVIVVGMVSWLIATVVVWVTGWGEDRAMQVCLVGLAVGVLGTTIVLIQRAAVRRGDRTAQQGLD, via the coding sequence ATGGCCGACGCACAGGACGTACCCGAACTCCCGCGCGCGTTGCGCGCCCCCGAACCGGTCATCGTCGTCGGCATGGTGTCCTGGCTGATCGCCACGGTGGTCGTGTGGGTCACGGGTTGGGGCGAGGACCGTGCCATGCAGGTGTGCCTCGTCGGCCTCGCGGTCGGCGTCCTGGGGACCACGATCGTCCTGATCCAGCGCGCCGCAGTGCGCCGCGGCGATCGGACAGCGCAGCAGGGTTTGGACTGA
- a CDS encoding GNAT family N-acetyltransferase, protein MRISEATSSALTLARATDDDWDEIFATDARAFLMTDPLSAAEQADLRGKVDNSDVVLVRDPQGLVGSPLVGVSMFYRMTMTVPGGAQEPAAGLSWVSVAATHRRRGILRTMITELFDQWESEEQVFAILTASEATIYERFGFGPACHAHDVSIDLGSAKMRHRADKHVSPVNFASGDEVARRIPEIHARWAATRPGALSRPTSWWEPILADRRSQRPAQTSGLHYLLHADGYASYRINTSVDPSRGDVAEVVAVTEAAHTDLWRVLVGLDLMSSVTASIPVDDPLPLKLTDHRAVSVTGVRDKMWLRILDVPRALTSRAYSADLDVVLEITDEFRGRGGVFDLSVREGAATVTPSTSVPTIRMDISVLGSLFLGGTPARTFAAAERLWTADEQTLRALDRTFATERAPYSGTFF, encoded by the coding sequence GTGCGTATCTCGGAAGCCACCTCGTCCGCTCTCACTCTGGCGCGTGCCACCGATGACGATTGGGACGAGATCTTCGCGACGGATGCCCGCGCGTTCCTGATGACCGATCCGCTGTCGGCGGCCGAGCAGGCAGACCTGCGCGGCAAGGTCGACAACAGTGACGTCGTGCTGGTTCGCGACCCGCAGGGCCTGGTGGGGTCCCCGCTGGTCGGGGTCTCGATGTTCTATCGGATGACGATGACGGTGCCCGGCGGCGCCCAGGAGCCCGCCGCAGGCTTGTCGTGGGTGTCGGTCGCAGCGACCCATCGTCGTCGCGGCATCCTGCGCACGATGATCACCGAGTTGTTCGACCAGTGGGAATCCGAGGAGCAGGTGTTCGCCATCCTCACCGCCAGCGAAGCGACCATCTACGAACGATTCGGCTTCGGGCCGGCGTGTCACGCGCACGACGTCTCCATCGACCTCGGGTCGGCGAAGATGCGGCATCGAGCCGACAAACACGTCTCGCCGGTCAACTTCGCCTCCGGTGACGAGGTGGCCCGCCGGATCCCCGAGATCCACGCGCGTTGGGCGGCCACGCGCCCCGGGGCGCTGAGCCGGCCGACGTCATGGTGGGAGCCGATCCTCGCCGATCGTCGATCGCAGCGTCCCGCGCAGACCAGCGGCCTGCACTACCTGCTGCACGCCGACGGGTATGCGAGCTACCGGATCAACACGTCGGTCGATCCGTCGCGGGGCGATGTCGCGGAGGTGGTCGCCGTGACCGAGGCGGCACACACCGACCTGTGGCGCGTCCTGGTCGGCCTGGATCTGATGTCGTCGGTGACCGCGTCGATCCCGGTCGACGACCCGTTGCCGTTGAAGCTGACCGACCATCGGGCGGTCTCGGTGACGGGCGTGCGCGACAAGATGTGGCTGCGCATCCTCGATGTGCCGCGGGCGTTGACGTCGCGCGCCTACTCCGCAGATCTGGATGTGGTCCTCGAGATCACCGATGAGTTCCGGGGCCGGGGCGGGGTGTTCGACCTCTCCGTGCGCGAGGGCGCGGCGACCGTGACCCCGAGCACGTCGGTACCCACGATCCGCATGGACATCTCGGTCCTGGGGTCCTTGTTCCTCGGCGGCACCCCGGCGCGGACATTCGCGGCAGCCGAGCGCCTGTGGACCGCGGATGAGCAGACACTGCGAGCCCTCGATCGCACCTTCGCGACGGAGCGGGCGCCGTACTCGGGCACATTCTTCTGA
- a CDS encoding TrmH family RNA methyltransferase, with the protein MPSLRVDVIDIDDPTDARVDDFRDLNSVDRRPDLPALPGGRIGKGLVIAEGVLVAQRMIASRFSPHAFLGVDKRLAELADDLADPSVQGVPFYRASAEVMAEVVGFHLNRGVLGAARRPDALAVTEVVASARTIAVLEGVNDHENIGSIFRNAAGLGVDAVLFGAGCADPLYRRCVRVSMGHALLVPFARFDDWPRGLSVLRDNCFRTISLTPGEGSMPLSDTVDAAKVAFLVGAEGPGLSETVMRASDVRARIPMSRGTDSLNVATAAAIAFYERARAGTT; encoded by the coding sequence GTGCCCAGCCTCCGTGTCGACGTGATCGACATCGATGATCCCACCGACGCGCGCGTCGACGACTTCCGCGACCTCAACTCTGTCGACCGGCGCCCCGATCTCCCGGCTCTGCCAGGCGGGCGTATCGGCAAAGGTCTCGTGATCGCCGAGGGCGTGCTGGTGGCGCAACGGATGATCGCCTCACGATTCTCCCCGCACGCCTTTCTCGGGGTCGACAAGCGGCTGGCCGAACTCGCCGACGATCTTGCCGACCCCTCGGTGCAGGGGGTGCCCTTCTATCGGGCGTCCGCGGAGGTCATGGCCGAGGTGGTGGGGTTTCACCTCAACCGTGGGGTCCTGGGCGCGGCTCGGCGCCCGGACGCGCTGGCGGTGACCGAGGTGGTCGCGTCCGCGCGGACGATCGCCGTCCTCGAGGGAGTCAACGACCACGAGAACATCGGCAGCATCTTCCGCAACGCCGCCGGGCTCGGCGTGGACGCGGTGCTGTTCGGTGCCGGATGCGCGGACCCGCTGTACCGGCGCTGTGTGCGGGTCTCGATGGGCCACGCGCTGCTCGTGCCGTTCGCTCGATTCGACGACTGGCCGCGCGGGCTGTCGGTGCTGCGCGACAACTGCTTCCGGACCATCTCACTGACCCCGGGGGAGGGCTCGATGCCGCTGTCGGACACCGTCGACGCCGCCAAGGTCGCGTTCCTGGTGGGGGCGGAAGGGCCGGGTTTGTCCGAGACGGTGATGCGCGCCAGCGATGTGCGTGCGCGCATTCCGATGAGCCGCGGCACCGATTCACTCAACGTGGCGACAGCCGCGGCCATCGCGTTCTATGAACGCGCCCGCGCAGGGACCACCTGA
- a CDS encoding universal stress protein yields MSTVSEIVVGVDGSPSAQHAVAWAAHEAELHGYRLQLMSSYASPVSDRVPQSYEDTLRATAERDVAEAGTIAQAAVDDPDTLDISTEVASGAAIPELLSRSETAKMLVVGSRGLGAISRALLGSVSAAMTAHCRCPLAVIRDSRSAPETAPIVVGTDGSRANRPALEFAFEEAGVRKVGLTVLHAWADGDLALVHASQGLPVWDWPTQRKEEKARLDAEIADLCAKYPDVPIRSVVVRDRPVRALLDHAQAAQMVVVGSRGRGGFSGMLLGSTSRNVVYSAQCPVVIVPDAR; encoded by the coding sequence ATGTCGACAGTCAGCGAGATCGTTGTGGGTGTGGACGGCTCACCGTCGGCCCAGCATGCTGTGGCGTGGGCCGCGCATGAAGCAGAGCTGCACGGCTACCGACTGCAGCTCATGTCGTCGTACGCGTCACCGGTCAGCGACCGCGTACCGCAGAGCTACGAGGACACCCTGCGAGCGACGGCCGAACGTGACGTCGCCGAGGCCGGCACCATCGCTCAGGCGGCCGTCGACGATCCCGACACGCTGGACATCAGCACCGAAGTCGCTTCCGGCGCAGCCATTCCCGAACTGTTGAGCCGGTCCGAGACAGCGAAGATGCTCGTTGTGGGCAGTCGCGGACTCGGCGCCATCAGTCGCGCTCTGCTGGGTTCGGTGAGCGCCGCGATGACCGCGCACTGCCGGTGCCCGCTCGCGGTGATCCGAGACTCGCGCAGCGCGCCGGAGACTGCACCCATCGTCGTCGGCACCGACGGGTCACGTGCGAATCGGCCGGCCCTGGAATTCGCCTTCGAGGAAGCCGGTGTCCGCAAGGTCGGGCTCACCGTGCTGCATGCGTGGGCGGACGGCGATCTCGCCCTGGTCCACGCGAGTCAGGGTCTGCCGGTGTGGGATTGGCCGACGCAACGTAAGGAGGAGAAGGCGCGGCTCGACGCCGAGATCGCCGACCTGTGCGCCAAGTATCCCGACGTACCGATCCGTTCGGTGGTGGTGCGCGACCGGCCCGTCCGCGCGTTGTTGGACCACGCCCAGGCCGCGCAGATGGTGGTGGTCGGCAGTCGCGGCCGAGGCGGCTTCTCCGGCATGCTGCTGGGCTCGACCAGCCGAAACGTGGTCTACTCGGCCCAATGCCCGGTCGTCATCGTGCCCGACGCACGATGA